The window CAGTTGATGTGTTCTACTTAACGTAGAATGCCATGGTAATTCTTCATCGATATCATAGCCAAGAAAATAAAGAATATCCAGTCGAAGACTACAATGTAATACCAGTTTTCTGTCGCTAGTGATATTCTCTAAATACCCCACTAAACAGAATTTGAAAAACACCACGGGATCTAAACTTTTTTGTCCACAGTTTCCGTAATAGATTTTTGTTTGATTCCGTAGAAATTCTAAGTCTAAAATTTCTGATAATCGTCTATAAAAATTGTCTTGGGGAACCCGACGACTCAACTGGAAATTGTTGAATAATTTCTCCTGATATATTTTTGTGCCTTGCATAACTAAATATACGAAATTTCTATATCTTTAACAACACGTTGTGCAACAGGCACACCGTGTATAATTCATTGCTAGTTCTAGCCTACTTGGAAATTCCTTCGGAATTTCCTCTGGTTCGTTTTAGTTTACTAATTTAGTTGCTGAAACACGCAACGAAATCATACACAAACACGTTGTGCATAATGTCTCACTCAGACCAAAAAACCTAAATGAAAAAAGAATTAAATAATAAATACGAAATTAGGTTAGATTTTAAAAGAGAAACTGAAAATCCAAGTAGACTTTTTAGAGCTTTTACTGAAATGATTGATGGTGTAAATAATTTAGACCATTTGATAGCGGAAACGGTTAATAGTTCTGTAAAATCTAAAATAGTTTTAGATGATATTGAAAAAGGTTCAATAATTGGTAGATTTTGGAGTGCTTTGACAATTAATGAAGATAGTAAAATTGATAACTCACCAGAGAATGAAGAAATTGAAGAATACATTGAGGAATCTCGCGCTGAAACTTTAAAGTTCATTTCAGAGAAAAAATCATCTGTTGAAGACCTTAAAGAATTAGCTAATAACTTAAAAAAAATTGCTGAAGAAAAATCATTAGCAGATTCTTTTAATTATGCGGAACACGATATTCTAAAATTAGCAAAAACTATAAATAAAATTAATGAATCTACAGAAGAGCTTAACGAAAAAGAGTCTTTTGAATTGAAATCTGAAAATAGAGAAATAAAGAATATTAAATCCGGAACAGAAAAAATTGATATTGATGCTGTTGAAAACGCACTAACTGAAAATGAAATAGTGAATGAAACAGAAATGATATATTTAATAAAAAAACCAGACTTCTTAGGAGATTCTGCTTGGTCTTTCAAACACGGAAATAAATCAGCTTCTATAAAAATTTCTCATTTAGAATGGTTAGAAAAATTTCATTCAGGAAAAATAATAGTAGTTCCTGGAGATTCATTAAAAGTAAAAGTTAAACAAACCTCGAAATATAATACAAATGGTTATTTGATATCAGATAAGTTAGAAATCATTAAAGTATTAGACGTAATTCATAACAATTAATGAAAGTAGACAAAACTATAACATATATTCTATCATCTGAATTTCTATTTACATTGTTACCCATTGTTATTTTAGTGATGGTTCGACTATTTCAAAATGACTTTCAATCAATTTTTTATAATACAGAATGGTCAGTAATAGCAATAATATTATTTGGACAATCCGTTGTGAAATTTTCATCAGGTATTTCTAATACAAATGAACAAGTAAGGTGGCAATTTGTTGCTTTAATTATTTCATTAATAATTATCTTTGGTTTGGTACCTTCTGTAATAATATTGATTTTAAACTTAATTAATACCGAAATACATTTTGGAATGTACATTGCTCAATTTATTATATTTTTAATAAGCTGTTTTGTCTTTTTTATAGTTGGTTCTATTGGACAAAAAATGTTAGACGAATAAAAACACTATGCACAATCGAGTAGACGGCTCCGACTAAAATAGCCGGAGTGCGCCTCTCACACCACCGTACATAAGTAACTGCGTTGGTCCTTTCGTCTCTATTGCTACCAGCAATAGCACTCAGGAACATATACGGCGGTTCGTAAATCATCACGCCAAAGCTCTTTTCACCCTTGACACTATCTTCTAATTTAGGCATAGGCTACCACTAGTGCTCCTATGCGAATTTTGAAGAGAATTACGTTCAGTCCTTCCTTACTTGTGAGACCTTCTGAGGTATTGCCTCAACTCGTTTCCTGTAAGTACTATGACTTCTGCTGACTTCTCCATATAGTCAACTCGTAACTTTGGAGACCTCCCCAGGTAATGGCATCCTCTTTCACTCAATCACTGCCGTATCTACATAATTACCCTTTTGTTACTGTTTGGGCGTTACAATGATGTGCTTGCTTACCCGAATAACTATGCCTCTGTATACGATTTCTGTTCGTCAGTACCGAGTTTTGTAGTCTCGCTTCCTTCAGATAAAACCTCACGGTTTTCACCCTTGCGACTTACTAATGCTTCAAGACGTTACTCCTGCGCATAAGGGACTTGCACCCTCTAGATTAATTATCTACCTTTAGGTAAATAAAAGATGCCCATGCTGGGCACACACACCGTATATAATTTATTGCTGGCTTCTCGCCTACTTACGAAAGTCCTCGCGGACTTTCTTGGTTGGTAATTATTTACTAAATTAGTTGCTTGAAACACGCAACAAACCATATACAACAACGTTACCACACATTTGAAAAAATATTGAGAACAACAATAACAATATTGCTAATTTTAATTTCGGGTCTTATCTACGCACAAGGAAACGGTCTTTATAAATTTCAATCCGAAAACAACAAGTATGGTTTTATGGACAAAAATGGAAATATTAAAATAAAGCCAGAATACATATTTGTAAATGACTTCGATGGAGGTATTTGTAAAGTTTCAAAAGAAATCATTGAAGGAAGTTATAAGTGGATTGTTATTGACACATTAGGAAAAATTAAAGATTCAAGAACAAAAAAAACTTTCAACTCGCTTAAATATAGTAGTTCGAAAACAAAAGGTATGACAGAATTCAAATCTGATAAGTTCTTTCCTTTCCAAAAAAATCAACTATTAGGTTTTAAAGACGAACAAAACAAAGTAATAATTGAACCTAAATTTTATAAGATAGATAAATTTCAAAACGGAGTTTGCGCTGTAAGAATAAACAAAGTGGAATTTGAATTTGAATTTGCAAATGATTATTTCTTTGATGCGCTCATTGACGAAAACGGAAAAATTTTAATCGAAATCGAAATGCATAGTTATATGGGTTTTCAAGGAGATTTAATTGAATTCTATGGTGGACCACACTTTATGGGTGGAGTATATTATCTGAATAAAAACGGAAAGAAAATTAACCCAACGGAATAAAAAACGTGAGGTAATCGAGTAGACGGCTCCGACTAAAATAGCCGGAGTGCGCCTCTCACACCACCGTACATACGGGTCTCGTATACGGCGGTTCGTAAATCATCACGCCAAAGCTCTTTTCACCCTTGACACTATCTTCTAATTTAGGCATAGGCTACCACTAGTGCTCCTATGCGAATTTTGAAGAGAATTACGTTCAGTCCTTCCTTACTTGTGAGACCTTCTGAGGTATTGCCTCAACTCGTTTCCTGTAAGTACTATGACTTCTGCTGACTTCTCCATATAGTCAACTCGTAACTTTGGAGACCTCCCCAGGTAATGGCATCCTCTTTCACTCAATCACTGCCGTATCTACATAATTACCCTTTTGTTACTGTTTGGGCGTTACAATGATGTGCTTGCTTACCCGAATAACTATGCCTCTGTATACGATTTCTGTTCGTCAGTACCGAGTTTTGTAGTCTCGCTTCCTTCAGATAAAACCTCACGGTTTTCACCCTTGAGACTTACTAATGCTTCAAGACGTTACTCCTGCGCATAAGGGACTTGCACCCTCTAGATTAATTATCTACCTTTAGGTAAATAAAAGATGCCCATGCTGGGCACACACAACGTGTATATTTAATTGCTGGTTCTGTGTGTACTCGGAAAATCCTACGGATTTTCCTCTGGTTCGTTTTCTTTTACTAATTTAGTTGCTAGCCAACGCAACTAACCATACACGAAGCCGTTAGCAAAAAGCGAAAAACCAATCTTTATGAAAATAAAATTTAAGAAAAAAAGATTAATTGCGAATCTAATACTCGGAATAGTTTGGATTGGACTCGGAACTTTTAATGTTCTGGAAGATGACAATTTGCGTTGGTCTGATTATGGATATTTGGTTATAGGAATTTTATATGTCGGACATTATTTATACGATTTGACAAATCAATACCTGACAGTTGAAAACGGAACTATTCGGAAAAACGGACTTTATGGTTTCGGAAAAAAAATAAACCTGAACGAAATTAATTGGATTAAAAAGTTTGCTGGAGATTATACTTTGAAAACAGAAACGAAGGAATTAAAAATCAATACGGAATTGATTGACGAGAACTCGCTTATTGAATTGAATAGTATTTTAGGAAAACTGAATTTACCATCTGATAAAACGCCATTTGCTAATCGAGTAGACGGCTCCGACTAAAATAGCCGGAGTGCGCCTCTCACACCACAGTACATAAGTAACTGCGTTGGTCCTTTCGTCTCTATTGCTACCAGCAATAGCACTCAGGAACATATACGGCGGTTCGTAAATCATCACGCCAAAGCTCTTTTCACCCTTGACACTATCTTCTAATTTAGGCATAGGCTACCACTAGTGCTCCTATGCGAATTTTGAAGAGAATTGCGTTCAGTCCTTCCTTACTTGTGAGACCTTCTGAGGTATTGCCTCAACTCGTTTCCTGTAAGTACTATGACTTCTGCTGACTTCTCCATATAGTCAACTCGTAACTTTGGAGACCTCCCCAGGTAATGGCATCCTCTTTCACTCAATCACTGCCGTATCTACATAATTACCCTTTTGTTACTGTTTGGGCGTTACAATGATGTGCTTGCTTACCCGAATAACTATGCCTCTGTATACGATTTCTGTTCGTCAGTACCGAGTTTTGTAGTCTCGCTTCCTTCAGATAAAACCTCACGGTTTTCACCCTTGCGACTTACTAATGCTTCAAGACGTTACTCCTGCGCATAAGGGACTTGCACCCTCTAGATTAATTATCTACCTTTAGGTAAATAAAAGATGCCCATGCTGGGCACACACATCGTATAAAAATAATTGCGGTTTAGTGCTTAACCAAAGGTCGTTGCGTGTTTGTAACGTCTGATTTTCCTTCGGAAAATCCTCGCATACAAACCCGCAACTATTCTTATACATAAACGTTGTGTGCAACCTGAAAAATGATAAACGTAATAGTTTTAGATACAAATATCCTTCGCGGATTAGGACCAAATTTTTTTGATAAAATTGATTATATCAGTTTGCAAGAATATTGCTACTCTTCAGCATCCGAAATAATAATTCCTAATGCAGTCTTACTTGAATATTTAGACTATTACAAAAGAGAAATTATTCAAAAAAATCTCAATGAAATTGAGCAATCTTATTCAAAATTATTCAAATTAGAAAAGTTCGGTAAAGCCTTAAAACCAAACTTGAATAATTATGCCAAAGAACAATTAGAGTTTATTGAAAACAAATTAACCGAAAATAGATTACGCCCATTTTTAAATCCATTTCTATCTGAAAATGAATTGTTGGAATTTTTAATAGAAAACAAACAAGAGATTAAAAAAGACAATACTAGAGATTTTATTATTTGGTCGAATACAATGGAGATTGGAGAAAAATACTCTGACGAACAGGTAGCGCTAATTTCGAACGATAAAATCTTTAAAGAAAATAAGTTTTTTGAAAAAATAAGAGTAAAAAGAAAAATTGAAAATTTAAAAATTTTCGATTCAATTGCTAGTTTTTTAAGTATTTATGGCTTCAAATCGGAAAATCTAAATAAAGAATTAATAACAAAATCAATTCCAATTTCAACAATTAAAAAGGAATTAAAAAAAGACAAAAACTCGATTCCGAGCCACATAAGCAAATATTATTATCATTCTCGAAAAAATTTCAAATTGGAAGAATTTGAGATACAGCAATTGGAAATTGAAGAATATTACGCTCATAAGGAAACTAAAACAGGCATAATAAAAGTAATTGTTCACGTAAACGTCAAAGTAAAGATGGTGTTTGAACCAGAGAAAGATTTAGAGAAATTAAGTGAGTATCTAAATAACGTGGATAATAAGAAAGATTTTTATCCAAATTCATTTGACAAAGATGGTCGCCCAATTTTTGACGATTGGATACTTTTTCATTTTGGATTAGAATTTAATGAAACGGAACAAAAAATAGAAAAGACTGAATTTTATGATTTTTTCCCTGAAGATGCTAATTTCAGAAGAATGAAGGCAGCACACAATCGAGTAGACGGCTCCGACTAAAATAGCCGGAGTGCGCCTCTCACACCACCGTACATACGGGTCTCGTATACGGCGGTTCGTAAATCATCACGCCAAAGCTCTTTTCACCCTTGGCACTATCTTCTAATTTAGGCATAGGCTACCACTAGTGCTCCTATGCGAATTTTGAAGAGAATTACGTTCAGTCCTTCCTTACTTGTGAGACCGTCGGAGGTATTGCCTCAACTCGTTTCCTGTAAGTACTATGACTTCTGCTGACTTCTCCATATAGTCAACTCGTAACTTTGGAGACCTCCCCAGGTAATGGCATCCTCTTTCACTCAATCACTGCCGTATCTACATAGTTACCCTTTTGTTACTGTTTGGGCGTTACAAAGGTGTGCTTGCTTACCCGAATAACTATGCCTCTGTATACGATTTCTGTTTAGTTTATGCTGAGCGTAGACGAAGGGTCAGTACCGCCTTCTGTAGTGGTATTTGCTCATTAATCAATCACAAATAGCCTTCAGATGTAACCTCGCGATTACCTCCCTTGCGACTTACTAATGGTTCAATAAGCCTGTCCTGAGCGTAGCCGAAGGATTACTCCTGCGCATAAGGGACTTGCACCCTCTAGATTAATTATTTACCTTTAGGTAAATTAAAAGATGCCCATGCTGGGCACACACACCGTGTATAATTAATGGCTGGTTTTAGCTTACTTACAAAAGTCCTTACAGACTTTCTATCTGTGATTTATTTGCTAACTTTAGTACTTAAATAACGCAACTAATCTTTTACAATCACGTTGGCAT is drawn from Psychroserpens sp. NJDZ02 and contains these coding sequences:
- a CDS encoding PIN domain-containing protein, with protein sequence MINVIVLDTNILRGLGPNFFDKIDYISLQEYCYSSASEIIIPNAVLLEYLDYYKREIIQKNLNEIEQSYSKLFKLEKFGKALKPNLNNYAKEQLEFIENKLTENRLRPFLNPFLSENELLEFLIENKQEIKKDNTRDFIIWSNTMEIGEKYSDEQVALISNDKIFKENKFFEKIRVKRKIENLKIFDSIASFLSIYGFKSENLNKELITKSIPISTIKKELKKDKNSIPSHISKYYYHSRKNFKLEEFEIQQLEIEEYYAHKETKTGIIKVIVHVNVKVKMVFEPEKDLEKLSEYLNNVDNKKDFYPNSFDKDGRPIFDDWILFHFGLEFNETEQKIEKTEFYDFFPEDANFRRMKAAHNRVDGSD
- a CDS encoding WG repeat-containing protein encodes the protein MKHATNHIQQRYHTFEKILRTTITILLILISGLIYAQGNGLYKFQSENNKYGFMDKNGNIKIKPEYIFVNDFDGGICKVSKEIIEGSYKWIVIDTLGKIKDSRTKKTFNSLKYSSSKTKGMTEFKSDKFFPFQKNQLLGFKDEQNKVIIEPKFYKIDKFQNGVCAVRINKVEFEFEFANDYFFDALIDENGKILIEIEMHSYMGFQGDLIEFYGGPHFMGGVYYLNKNGKKINPTE